A single genomic interval of Rhodopseudomonas palustris harbors:
- a CDS encoding nucleotidyltransferase family protein, with the protein MTVRPHKAMVLAAGLGLRMRPLTDHMPKPLVRVAGRPLLDHVLDRLAEVDVTEAVVNVHYLPDQIIDHVAGRTSPRVIISDERDQVLGTGGAVVKALPLLGDAPFYHLNADTMWIDGVRPNLARLAEAFDPDRMDILLLMAPTANSIGYAGKGDFAMSPDGSLHKRKETEVVPFVYAGAAIMSPAIFKDAPQGEFSLTKMFDRAGQQHRLHGLRLDGLWMHVGTPDAVPAAERAYLASVA; encoded by the coding sequence ATGACCGTTCGTCCCCACAAAGCCATGGTGCTGGCCGCCGGCCTCGGCCTGCGGATGCGCCCGCTCACCGATCATATGCCGAAGCCACTGGTGCGCGTCGCCGGCCGTCCGTTGCTCGACCACGTGCTCGACAGGTTGGCCGAAGTCGACGTCACCGAAGCCGTCGTCAACGTCCACTATCTGCCGGACCAGATCATCGATCACGTCGCCGGGCGGACCAGCCCGCGGGTGATCATTTCGGACGAGCGCGATCAGGTGCTCGGCACCGGCGGTGCGGTGGTGAAGGCGCTGCCGCTGCTCGGCGATGCGCCGTTCTATCATCTCAACGCCGACACGATGTGGATCGACGGCGTGCGGCCGAATCTGGCGCGCCTCGCCGAAGCGTTCGATCCGGACCGGATGGACATCCTGCTGCTGATGGCGCCGACCGCGAACAGCATCGGCTATGCGGGCAAGGGCGACTTTGCGATGAGCCCCGACGGCAGCCTGCACAAGCGCAAGGAGACCGAGGTGGTGCCGTTCGTCTATGCGGGCGCCGCCATCATGTCGCCGGCGATTTTCAAGGACGCGCCGCAGGGCGAGTTCTCGCTGACCAAGATGTTCGATCGCGCCGGCCAGCAGCATCGCCTGCACGGGCTGCGGCTCGACGGCTTGTGGATGCATGTCGGCACGCCAGACGCGGTGCCTGCAGCCGAACGGGCCTATCTCGCCAGCGTCGCCTGA